TGCTGATCGGTGCGTTGCAGTTCGGCGTGACCTACGTCTGTCTGTATCTGAGTTTCCGCGTACTGACGGTGCCGGAAGTCCTGCTGTTCACCATCCTTACGCCGCTGCACGTGACCCTGATCGAAGACGCACTGAACCGTCGCTTCAACCCCTGGGCATTGATCGCGGCACTGGTGGCGGTAGCGGGCGCGGCGGTGATTCGCTTCGACCGGATCAACCCGGATTTCTTCATGGGCTTCCTGCTGCTGCAACTGGCCAACTTCACCTACGCCGCCGGGCAAGTGCTCTACAAACACCTGGTGGCTCGCCATCCGAGCGACCTGCCGCATTACCGGCGTTTCGGCTATTTCTACCTGGGCGCATTAGCGGTGGCGTTGCCTGCGTTCCTGTTGTTCGGCAAACAGGACTTTTTACCCGAAGCACCGCTGCAATGGGGCGTGCTGCTGTTCCTCGGCCTGGTCTCGACCGCGCTTGGTCTGTATTGGTGGAACAAGGGCGCATGCCTGGTTAACGGCGGGACGCTGGCGGTGATGAACAACCTGCATGTGCCGGTCGGATTGCTGATCAATCTGCTGATCTGGAATCAGCATGAAGAGCTGGGGCGGTTGTTGCTGGGAGGTTCGGTGATTTTGATGGCGGTGTGGATCAGTCGGTTGGGTATCCGGAAACACGCTTAACCACTGTAGGAGCTGCCGCCGGCTGAGGCAGCTCCTACAGAGGAATCGTGGTGTTACATGACGTGTTTTTCAGCTTCGGGAATGTGGCTCGCACCCAACACCGCCGGTAGAAGCCCGGCACGCAAATCCGTCCCGCTCGGTTGCTGATACAGGTTCAATCCAAACTCCGGCAACACCGCCAGTAGATAGTCGAAAATATCCCCCTGAATCCGCTCGTAATCGGCCCACGCGGTGGTGCGGGTGAAGCAGTAGATCTCCAGCGGAATGCCCTGAGACGTGGTTTGCATCTGCCGGACCATGCACGTCATGTTTGGCTGGATGTCCGGGTGACTTTTCAAATAACCCAATGCATAGGCGCGGAAAGTCCCGATATTGGTCATCCGTCGACGGTTGGCCGACATCGCCGCGACGTTGCCCTGGGCTTCGTTCCAAGCCTTTAGTTCAGCCTGTTTGCGGCTGATGTAGTCAGTCAACAGGTGAACCTGGGCCAGTTTCGACTCTTCGTCATCGCGCACGAAACGCACGCCGCTGGCGTCGATGAACAGGCTGCGCTTGATCCGCCGTCCACCGGACTGCTGCATGCCGCGCCAGTTCTTGAATGACTCGGACATCAGGCGCCAGGTCGGGATCGAAACAATCGTCTTGTCGAAGTTCTGCACCTTGACCGTGTGCAGCGTGATGTCCACCACATCGCCATCAGCGCCCACTTGCGGCATCTCGATCCAGTCGCCGACCCGCAGCATGTCGTTGCTGGTCAGTTGCACGCTGGCGACGAACGACAACAGGGTGTCTTTGTAGACCAACAGAATGACCGCCGACATCGCGCCCAGACCCGACAGCAGCAACAGCGGCGAGCGGTCGATCAGCGTGGCGACGATAATGATCGCGCCAAACACGTACAAGACCATTTTCGCCAGTTGCACATAGCCTTTGATGGAGCGGGTGCGGGCGTGTTCGGTACGGGCGTAGATGTCCAGCAGGGCGTTGAGCAACGCGGTGACAGACAGCAGCAGGAACAGAATGGTGAACGCCAGCGCCACGTTGCCGAGGAACACCATTGCAGTTTTACTCAGCTCCGGCACCAGGTGCAGGCCGAACTGAATCACCAGTGACGGAATTATCTGTGCCAGGCGCTGGAACACCTTGTTGTGACGCAAGTCATTGACCCAGTGCAGCGCCGGCTGACGGCCGAGTATTTTGCTGGCGTGCAGGATCAGGTAGCGCGCCACTCGTCCGAGGGCCAGCGCAATGACCAACAACATAATCAGTGCCAGGCTGGCATGCACGAGCGGATGCTGGTCAAGGGCACCCCAAAGGTCTTGGGTATTGAGCCAGAGCTGTTTGATATCCATAAGCAAAAACGATTCTTCTGTAAGGCGCGAGGGGCGATTAGAGCATTTAAGACGCTTTGTATTACCTTTGGAGATAAATCAGGCAACAAAAAAACCACTGTTTAAGGTCGATTGCATAAAGAAACTCGGCCTACGCGCTCGAAACCGGTAACCTATGCAGCTGTTTTTTTGCATTTCTTCGAGGTAGCACCCGTGTTTTCCGAATTCGCCTTGCACGAACGCCTGCTCAAAGCCGTGGCCGAGCTTAAATTTGTCGAGCCAACGCCTGTGCAAGCAGCGGCCATTCCGCTGGCGCTCCAAGGGCGTGACTTGCGGGTGACAGCGCAAACCGGCAGCGGCAAAACCGCTGCGTTCGTTTTGCCGATCCTCAACCGCCTGATCGGCCCGGCCAAGATTCGCGTCAGCATCAAGACCCTGATCCTGCTGCCGACCCGCGAGTTGGCCCAGCAAACCTTGAAAGAAGTTGAACGCTTCTCGCAGTTCACCTTCATCAAGTCTGGCCTGATCACAGGCGGCGAAGACTTCAAGGTCCAGGCTGCCATGCTGCGCAAGGTGCCGGACATCCTGATCGGCACGCCCGGCCGGATGATTGAGCAACTGAACGCAGGTAACCTCGATTTGAAAGAAGTCGAGGTGCTGGTGCTCGACGAAGCCGACCGCATGCTCGACATGGGCTTTGCCGACGACGTGCAGCGTCTGGTCGACGAGTGCACCAATCGCCAGCAGACCATGCTGTTCTCCGCCACTACCGGTGGTTCCGGCCTGCGCGAGATGATCGCCAAGGTCCTGAACAACCCTGAGCACTTGCAGCTCAATGCGGTCAGCCAACTGAACGAAACCACCCGTCAGCAAATCATCACCGCTGACCATAACCAGCATAAAGAGCAGATCGTTAACTGGCTGTTGGCGAACGAGACCTATCAGAAGGCCATCGTCTTCACCAACACCCGGGCCATGGCCGACCGTATCTACGGCCGCCTGGTGGCGCAGGAATACAAGGCGTTCGTGCTGCACGGCGAGAAAGACCAGAAAGATCGCAAACTGGCGATCGATCGTCTCAAGCAGGGCGGTGTGAAGATTCTGGTTGCCACCGACGTCGCCGCTCGCGGCCTGGACGTGGACGGGCTGGATCTGGTGATCAACTTCGACATGCCACGCAGCGGCGACGAATACGTGCATCGCATCGGTCGTACCGGTCGTGCCGGTAACGATGGCCTGGCGATCTCGCTGATCTGCCACGGCGACTGGAACCTGATGTCGAGCATCGAGCGCTACCTCAAGCAAAGCTTCGAGCGCCGCACCATCAAGGAAGTCAAAGGCACCTACGGCGGACCGAAAAAGGTCAAGGCCTCGGGTAAAGCCGTCGGCGTGAAGAAGAAAAAGACTGACGCCAAAGGTGACAAGAAAAAAGTCGCCGCCAAGACCCCGACCAAGCGCAAGAGTGCAAACCGGCCGAAGAGCGACTCCTTGGTCAGCAAGGACGGCATGGCGCCGCTGAAGCGTCGCAAGCCGGAAGCGCCGGCGGCTGAGTAAGCGCCTTAGCTAGCCATGAAAAACCCGGACAATGTCCGGGTTTTTTTACACCACAAGATCGCAGCCTTCAGCTCTCGGCTTTTTTCTCTGCCGTCCCCAACTCTTTCAGCCGCTGATCAATCAACTGGCACTTGTCCGGCAAATCCTTGGCCGCTGTCCCCAGATCCATCTTCTGCAACTCGTCGTTGATTTCCTTGGCCTTGGCCGGGTTCTGTTCAGTGAGCCGGGTGACTTCCTTCGCCAACTGCTCGCGCTTGAGGGTGGCCTCTTCCGGCGTGCAGGCCCAGACGGGCAAGGCGCAGGCGAGGGTGGCGGCGACGGTGAGTTTGAGCAGGATTTTCATAAGTCGGGCCTCTGTTCCGGTAAAGGCGGGTTAACCGGTTGAGGGTTTTCGGATAGAAAAAGTTCACTCACCAAACAGCACAAAACACTGCAGGAGCCGGCTTGCTGGCGATGGCCGCGACTCGTTCCAGAAGACTCACCCCCCATGACAGCAGCTTTTGGTGGATTTTTCTTCATACCGATCATGATGCCGAACCCAGTCCATGATTTCGTCTTCGTTGCGGCCCTTGGGCGTCAGGTCGAGGTAGTTATAGGTCCCCACCAACAGATCCAGCCCGCGGGCATACGTCGAATAGGTGTGGAAAATCTCGCCCGCCTCATTGCGATAAAACACGCTGAGGCCGGGGAGTTCTTCTTCCGATCCATCCGTTTTTTCATAGTTGTAGGTGGCCTTGCCTGCTGCAACGTCCTCGGCCCGGGCCGACACACCGAAGTCATAGTTGAATTCGCAGCCTTCAGACGACACCCAGTCGAATTCCCAGCCCATGCGTCGCTTGAACGCCTGGAATTCGGCAAACGGTGCGTGGGAAACCGCTACCACGGCTACGTCATGGTGCGCCAAATGCTGATTGGCTCCGTCGATATGGTCGGAGAGAAACGAGCAACCCGGACAGCCTTCGTCCCAGCCGTCGGCGAACATGAAGTGATAAATGACCAACTGACTGCGGCCGCCGAACAGGTCGGTGAGCTTCAATTCACCATTGGGGCCCTGAAAATGGTAGTCCTTGTCGATTTTCACCCAGGGTAGGGTGCGGCGTTCGGCACTGAGTTTGTCCCGTTCCTTGGTGAAGGCTTTTTCGTGAGCCAAGTGTTGCTTGCGGGCAGCGAGCCATTCTTCTCGCGACACGACGGGATGATTCTGGATGTTCATGAGATTTCTCCTGCGGGAGGCTGGGAGGTGGCTTACACAGCCTAGTCGTTTGACCTGCCCGCAATTCGACAGACCGCCGGTCGGTCGCGGTAAAAATCTCTGCTGAACGGCTATCGACTGCGTCGGTCACAACCTATGAAGGCCCTCTCACTCACGGGTACCGGAGGTTGAATCAGGATGACGACTTATAACTGGGATTTGATTGAACGCTTGCTGCACGAAGTACAGAACGGTGCGAGCAGCTTCACGCCACGGCCCTATGCCGAACAGTACGCTGCGGAGAAAGCATCGGAAGGTGAGCAGACGGAAAACCTGGACCACTTGAAAGCGGTGGCCGGCGAGTATGAAAAGTTATTGCTGCAGCGAGGATATATAGAGCCTCGGCCCGAGGAGCAGGGTGGGACCGGTTCGAATTACATTTTGACGATGCGGGGTTCGAGGTTGTTGAGCCTGATCGACAGCAGTATTCCGGGCAATGACCATCCACGGGAGGTGCTGGACGAGCAGGAAGATGCGCTGGATGAACTGACGTTTGATGAAGTGGCTTCGAAGGCGCAGATTGCTTGAATCAATAGATCGCAGCCTTCGGCAGCTCCTACAGGATGAACACCGTGCCAATGTAGGAACTGCCGAAGGCTATAATTTTTTGATCTTTACCCTTGTTTTACCGCTTTAAGGCATTTCAAATCACTGAAATCCTTCCTGACGCCCTCAATTTTCTTGAGTAGCCGCTCACGCTGATCCGGCGTACTTTCCGCCATCAAGTCCACAAACAACCCCCGTGCCTGGGCTTCGGTCTTGGCGAAAGCCTGGCGGTATTCCGCTGTCCATAAACTCTCTCGATTGACCAGAAGCGTCTCGATTCGCTGTGGGAATTGTGGCGACTGGCGCTGCGCGACCGCGGCACTGAACTGTTTCTGCCAGTGCACGCGGTTGGCGATCCATTGCGTGTTCTGGTCGCCCAAGGCAATCGACCATGCCATGACTCGCTGTTGCTGAGAGGCGCTGAGCGGGCCGAGCCATTCATTCAGGCGTTTCTCCATGCGCTCGGCGCGTTGCTTGATCTGCTGGTCCAGGGAGGGTTTCAGGTATTGTTCCTGGCGCTTGCGCTGGTCTTTGGCGAAAGCCTCGTTCATTTCAGCGACCTGTTTGTCATCCAGGCCTTGCAGCAGTTCCACCGCTGACGGCGTGATTTCCCGGGCGGTGTCGGCAATCGCCTTTTCGGCTTCTGCCGTGCGGGCTTGTAAGGCGGCGTCAGTCACCTGGTTATTCTCGACCATGTTCTGCAAGCGGTTTAGCCAGTCGAGATAGCCCGGCAGCTGTGTCGTGCAATGCCAACTCAGGTGTTCCTTCAGGCGTTCGTCGAGCCAGCTCTTCTGCTCGCCGTTCATGTCCAGGTAGTCGCTGAGCGTCCAGGGAATGATCACGTCGAGGTTGCGGTAGGCAAGCCCCATACGGCTGCATGCACTCAGGGCGAGAGAAATGGCGAGTACAAAGACGATGTGTGTTAACCAGCGAGACATGGGCGAATCCTTGCGAAAGCCTGGCTTCGGGAGCTGATGACTATCTGATCGCAGGATGGACCTGGCAGTTCAGCCGATCAATAGAACGAGCGTTCGGCCTTGAGGGTGACGAGCCCGTCGCACTGGCTGTTGTGCCCGGAATAGGCCGAGCAATAACTGCCGCTGAGGCTGGAATCGCTGTAGATCAGATCAAGATCGATGCCCATGAACGGACGGGACAATTTCACCGACCAATCGGTAAAACTGCCTACATAGCCGCCGTTCACCGCGACCGGTGCGTTCAACTGATGTGTGGTGTATTTCATGCTGATCCCGATGCCGAACGGTTGATTGCCGCCCAGGTCGGCGAACAGCGTGCTGTTCTGTTTGTCCGGATCGTTGCTGAAGGCTGCGCCGAAACGGCTGCCCAGCAAGGTCAGGCCTCCGAATAACTCCTGGCTGTCGAGGGTTTCTACTTCGGGATAGCTGTAATGAATCATGCCCACTTCGTAGCCGAGGGTTTGGTCGAAGGGTTGTTTAAAACCCACGTAGGAATCGATCTCGAGATTCTTCCCCGGCGTAATGCCCATGCTCGGCGACCATTGGCCAAAGTAGAAGCCGCTGTCGTGAGTCAGGTCCAGGCCACCATGAAACGAGCCGACGGCGGAAGGCTTGACCAGGCCTTGGGCCATGCTGCGACTGGGGCTGGTGCCGAGCTTGAGATCGAAATCGCCCAGCTCACGCTGGAAAGCTTGAGCCTGCGCCAGCGAACCCACCAGCAGGCCGCTGAAAATGAGAAAAAAAACGGAAGGTTTGAGCATGCGTCACTCCTTGACAGCGAGGGCAGGCTGAATGACCTGGAATGCTTGATCTAGACGCGTGCAAGGATACCGGCGAATGATCGGCAGCGAGGTCCGTTCGTCGATTTGTAGAAGATTGATTGATTTGCGAAGAGGGGGTTTGCAGGTTCCAGTCCAAGCGCTTCGATGCTCAAAGCGCTTGTGGACCAGATGACGCGAAGGGGTCTTACTTTTTGCCGAGCGTGATCTGCTTGGACGGACCGAACGTCTGGCCGCTGACGCCTTTGGCAATTTGCTGGATTTCACCGCCGGATTTGAGGAACGCAGCGATCTGGCTGTTGATCGATTCGCTGGTTTCGACGGCTGGAGCTGGCTTTGCTTTGCTGTTGGATGCTTTTACGCGCATGGCGGCCATTAACCTGTAGAAAATTAACTTGGCCAGGCATCGTACAGGATCTACCTGATATTTGCTTGGTAAATATCCCTTGAGTGGCGGGTGTCAGGCACGCGGTAAGTCACAAGTTATTATTTGAAATTTGTCGCTAAGTATCTGTTTTAACTAAGGACATGGCGGTTAAATTAGCCCGTTGCGTGCACCCGGCGACGTAGAAAATTGCCCGGTCGGTCAGACGAGCGGGCCAATTGAGCGGCAAACCCCAGGAAATTAAAGGGTTCAGAGGATTTTCTTGCGCCATCGGGCCAAGCGCCGAACGCGGCGGGCAAAACCGGGTAGAATGCCGCCCACGCAATGAGGGTATTGGACATGGCTTTAGTCGGGCGTTACAACAGTTTGCAAGTGGT
The Pseudomonas sp. MYb327 DNA segment above includes these coding regions:
- a CDS encoding carboxylate/amino acid/amine transporter, giving the protein MGYLLFVTLIQAFSFSLIGEYLAGHVDSYFAVLVRVLLAGLVFIPLTRWRSVEPAFMRVMLLIGALQFGVTYVCLYLSFRVLTVPEVLLFTILTPLHVTLIEDALNRRFNPWALIAALVAVAGAAVIRFDRINPDFFMGFLLLQLANFTYAAGQVLYKHLVARHPSDLPHYRRFGYFYLGALAVALPAFLLFGKQDFLPEAPLQWGVLLFLGLVSTALGLYWWNKGACLVNGGTLAVMNNLHVPVGLLINLLIWNQHEELGRLLLGGSVILMAVWISRLGIRKHA
- a CDS encoding mechanosensitive ion channel family protein encodes the protein MDIKQLWLNTQDLWGALDQHPLVHASLALIMLLVIALALGRVARYLILHASKILGRQPALHWVNDLRHNKVFQRLAQIIPSLVIQFGLHLVPELSKTAMVFLGNVALAFTILFLLLSVTALLNALLDIYARTEHARTRSIKGYVQLAKMVLYVFGAIIIVATLIDRSPLLLLSGLGAMSAVILLVYKDTLLSFVASVQLTSNDMLRVGDWIEMPQVGADGDVVDITLHTVKVQNFDKTIVSIPTWRLMSESFKNWRGMQQSGGRRIKRSLFIDASGVRFVRDDEESKLAQVHLLTDYISRKQAELKAWNEAQGNVAAMSANRRRMTNIGTFRAYALGYLKSHPDIQPNMTCMVRQMQTTSQGIPLEIYCFTRTTAWADYERIQGDIFDYLLAVLPEFGLNLYQQPSGTDLRAGLLPAVLGASHIPEAEKHVM
- a CDS encoding DEAD/DEAH box helicase yields the protein MFSEFALHERLLKAVAELKFVEPTPVQAAAIPLALQGRDLRVTAQTGSGKTAAFVLPILNRLIGPAKIRVSIKTLILLPTRELAQQTLKEVERFSQFTFIKSGLITGGEDFKVQAAMLRKVPDILIGTPGRMIEQLNAGNLDLKEVEVLVLDEADRMLDMGFADDVQRLVDECTNRQQTMLFSATTGGSGLREMIAKVLNNPEHLQLNAVSQLNETTRQQIITADHNQHKEQIVNWLLANETYQKAIVFTNTRAMADRIYGRLVAQEYKAFVLHGEKDQKDRKLAIDRLKQGGVKILVATDVAARGLDVDGLDLVINFDMPRSGDEYVHRIGRTGRAGNDGLAISLICHGDWNLMSSIERYLKQSFERRTIKEVKGTYGGPKKVKASGKAVGVKKKKTDAKGDKKKVAAKTPTKRKSANRPKSDSLVSKDGMAPLKRRKPEAPAAE
- a CDS encoding thioredoxin family protein, with translation MNIQNHPVVSREEWLAARKQHLAHEKAFTKERDKLSAERRTLPWVKIDKDYHFQGPNGELKLTDLFGGRSQLVIYHFMFADGWDEGCPGCSFLSDHIDGANQHLAHHDVAVVAVSHAPFAEFQAFKRRMGWEFDWVSSEGCEFNYDFGVSARAEDVAAGKATYNYEKTDGSEEELPGLSVFYRNEAGEIFHTYSTYARGLDLLVGTYNYLDLTPKGRNEDEIMDWVRHHDRYEEKSTKSCCHGG
- a CDS encoding transcriptional regulator; this encodes MTTYNWDLIERLLHEVQNGASSFTPRPYAEQYAAEKASEGEQTENLDHLKAVAGEYEKLLLQRGYIEPRPEEQGGTGSNYILTMRGSRLLSLIDSSIPGNDHPREVLDEQEDALDELTFDEVASKAQIA
- a CDS encoding DUF6279 family lipoprotein, with product MSRWLTHIVFVLAISLALSACSRMGLAYRNLDVIIPWTLSDYLDMNGEQKSWLDERLKEHLSWHCTTQLPGYLDWLNRLQNMVENNQVTDAALQARTAEAEKAIADTAREITPSAVELLQGLDDKQVAEMNEAFAKDQRKRQEQYLKPSLDQQIKQRAERMEKRLNEWLGPLSASQQQRVMAWSIALGDQNTQWIANRVHWQKQFSAAVAQRQSPQFPQRIETLLVNRESLWTAEYRQAFAKTEAQARGLFVDLMAESTPDQRERLLKKIEGVRKDFSDLKCLKAVKQG
- a CDS encoding TorF family putative porin — translated: MLKPSVFFLIFSGLLVGSLAQAQAFQRELGDFDLKLGTSPSRSMAQGLVKPSAVGSFHGGLDLTHDSGFYFGQWSPSMGITPGKNLEIDSYVGFKQPFDQTLGYEVGMIHYSYPEVETLDSQELFGGLTLLGSRFGAAFSNDPDKQNSTLFADLGGNQPFGIGISMKYTTHQLNAPVAVNGGYVGSFTDWSVKLSRPFMGIDLDLIYSDSSLSGSYCSAYSGHNSQCDGLVTLKAERSFY